A single window of Granulicella mallensis MP5ACTX8 DNA harbors:
- a CDS encoding ribbon-helix-helix domain-containing protein: MATSLNISLPEPIKAYVDAAIEDGAYATPSEYIAELISADHDRHRQALEARLVEALKGDSIVLTSDEVERGGILALLRKKRQDRQDKAA; encoded by the coding sequence ATGGCAACCTCGCTAAACATCTCGCTTCCGGAGCCTATCAAGGCTTACGTCGATGCAGCGATTGAAGACGGAGCCTACGCCACGCCCAGCGAGTACATCGCGGAGCTCATCTCCGCCGACCATGACCGCCATCGGCAGGCGCTCGAAGCGCGGCTGGTGGAAGCTCTCAAGGGCGATTCCATTGTCCTCACCTCGGACGAAGTCGAACGCGGCGGCATTCTCGCGCTTCTTCGTAAAAAAAGACAAGACCGTCAGGACAAAGCGGCTTGA
- a CDS encoding type II toxin-antitoxin system RelE/ParE family toxin — MISVEFRDAATASLLDQADYFASVGDISLAERWNAAVDKTILDLKRFPQMGSPCFFRHPDLSDLRSILITGFPRYLLFYRFVEAANLILVVDVLHGARDIEPLLTPPEE; from the coding sequence TTGATCTCTGTCGAGTTCCGTGACGCCGCTACAGCATCTCTTCTCGATCAGGCAGATTACTTTGCCTCTGTCGGCGACATATCACTGGCAGAACGTTGGAACGCCGCAGTGGATAAAACCATCCTTGATCTCAAACGCTTTCCGCAGATGGGAAGTCCCTGTTTCTTCAGGCATCCGGATCTTTCGGACCTGCGCAGTATCCTGATCACGGGGTTTCCGCGCTATCTGTTGTTCTATCGATTCGTAGAAGCTGCAAATCTTATACTCGTCGTGGACGTCCTTCACGGCGCCAGAGACATTGAACCTTTACTGACTCCGCCCGAGGAGTAA
- a CDS encoding nicotinamidase yields the protein MPNILRPTDALLIIDMQLDFLPGGPLAVHDGDSIIPGIKALAARFDHVILTQDWHPAAHISFASTHGKQPFTDTIEAPYGTQTLWPDHCLQGSRGAEIHPDLALPHAELILRKGFRQNIDSYSAFTENDGATPTGLAGYLRERGLKRLFFAGLAYDFCVGFSALAAAKLGFEALVVEDLSRAIDLPGTIDAANQAFASLSIQRLASSELLS from the coding sequence ATGCCCAATATCCTCCGCCCCACCGACGCGCTCCTCATCATCGACATGCAGCTCGACTTCCTGCCCGGCGGGCCCCTGGCCGTCCACGACGGCGACTCCATCATTCCCGGCATCAAGGCGCTGGCCGCCAGATTCGACCACGTGATTCTCACGCAGGACTGGCACCCGGCAGCTCATATCTCCTTCGCCAGCACACACGGCAAGCAGCCTTTCACCGACACGATAGAAGCTCCCTACGGCACCCAGACCCTCTGGCCCGACCACTGCCTCCAGGGTTCACGCGGCGCGGAGATACACCCCGATCTCGCCCTTCCTCACGCCGAACTCATCCTGAGGAAGGGCTTCCGGCAGAACATCGACAGCTACTCCGCCTTCACCGAAAACGACGGCGCGACACCCACCGGCCTCGCGGGCTACCTGCGCGAGCGCGGACTGAAGCGGCTCTTCTTCGCCGGCCTCGCCTACGACTTCTGCGTCGGCTTCTCCGCGCTGGCCGCAGCCAAACTCGGCTTCGAGGCTCTCGTCGTCGAAGACCTCAGCCGCGCCATCGATCTGCCCGGCACGATCGACGCCGCCAACCAGGCCTTCGCCAGCCTTAGCATTCAGCGCCTCGCCTCCTCGGAGTTACTCTCTTGA
- a CDS encoding HD domain-containing protein has protein sequence MNEKFTAERAEALLREWTASESLVKHGLAVACCTESYGVREAARLGLEGEAAARFAEQYRCAGLLHDFDYDRHPTPEEHPFVGVKFLREQGWPEEMLHAILAHADYSGVVPETHLDRALFACDELAGFLTACALVKPTKSIADVEVAGVRKKMKDKGFARAVKREDITHGAELLGLPVEEHIGNCLRAMQEQAGALGLVGITSEG, from the coding sequence ATGAACGAAAAGTTTACAGCGGAGCGCGCAGAGGCGTTGCTGCGGGAGTGGACGGCGAGCGAGTCGCTGGTTAAGCATGGGTTGGCGGTGGCTTGCTGTACGGAGTCCTATGGGGTTCGCGAGGCGGCTCGGCTGGGGCTTGAGGGTGAGGCGGCAGCACGGTTTGCGGAGCAGTATCGCTGTGCGGGGCTGCTGCACGACTTTGATTACGACAGGCATCCGACGCCGGAGGAGCATCCCTTCGTCGGCGTAAAGTTCCTGCGCGAGCAGGGCTGGCCGGAGGAGATGCTGCACGCGATCCTCGCCCATGCGGATTATTCGGGGGTAGTGCCGGAGACCCATCTGGATCGTGCGTTGTTTGCGTGCGATGAACTGGCCGGCTTTTTGACCGCCTGTGCGCTGGTGAAGCCTACGAAGTCGATTGCCGATGTCGAGGTGGCAGGAGTGCGGAAGAAGATGAAGGACAAGGGGTTCGCGCGAGCAGTGAAGCGCGAGGATATTACACATGGCGCGGAGTTGTTAGGGCTTCCGGTGGAGGAGCATATCGGGAACTGTCTTCGGGCGATGCAGGAGCAGGCGGGAGCTTTGGGGTTGGTGGGGATTACGTCGGAAGGCTAG
- a CDS encoding helix-turn-helix domain-containing protein has translation MATMMAPVSAMEAQPQAVSSTEREVLRCDHCKLVQFRTSADTCRRCKKSLLPELPTVQPAISLVPEPAPKSAEGGLQVASAVRDLRHVRNLSQRQLAARMNVPRTYISKIENGKAMPTLSSLDRLARALQVDISALLRDAPTRHQDETAVLMADPFLAEIAKYSAHLNSTQKSIFLNHVREIAQGRTRRTA, from the coding sequence ATGGCAACCATGATGGCGCCCGTCAGCGCAATGGAGGCTCAGCCCCAGGCTGTGTCTTCCACTGAGCGTGAGGTCCTTCGTTGTGACCACTGCAAGCTGGTGCAATTCCGCACCTCTGCAGACACCTGCCGACGCTGCAAAAAGTCTTTGCTGCCGGAGCTTCCCACAGTTCAACCCGCGATCTCCCTGGTTCCTGAGCCTGCGCCCAAGTCCGCCGAGGGTGGTCTTCAGGTAGCCAGCGCCGTGCGCGATCTGCGTCACGTGCGCAATCTCTCACAGCGCCAGTTGGCTGCGCGCATGAACGTGCCGCGCACCTACATCTCGAAGATCGAGAACGGCAAGGCCATGCCGACGCTGTCCTCCCTCGACCGCCTTGCCCGGGCACTCCAGGTGGACATCTCAGCCCTGCTGCGCGATGCTCCCACCCGCCACCAGGACGAGACCGCCGTCCTTATGGCCGATCCCTTCCTGGCCGAGATCGCCAAGTATTCTGCTCACCTGAACTCGACGCAGAAGTCGATCTTCCTCAACCATGTCCGCGAGATAGCGCAGGGCCGCACGCGCCGTACGGCGTAG
- the uppS gene encoding polyprenyl diphosphate synthase has protein sequence MRESSSSRVYQRSNRVHELTCEERAVYDTLEPSRIPQHVAIIMDGNGRWAGKRALKRFLGHQQGAESVQHVVETASRIDLPWLTLYAFSLENNLRRPKSEVSFLMKLLKSYLVSNVKRMNDNNVRMAYIGRTCELPGDVQDTMQWAAEQTAKNTGTTLTLALNYGARSEIVDSARNIVHAMIAEAAKRGVSLEDMLAAEGVDDAIKARIDEPQLSANLYTGHMPDPDLLIRTSGEQRISNFLLWQIAYAEIFVTERLWPDFRGLHLLEAIADYQQRERRFGGLGESSDEDLSDVLPTEAELAPR, from the coding sequence GTGCGCGAATCATCCTCCAGCCGCGTCTACCAACGTTCCAATCGTGTCCACGAACTGACGTGCGAAGAACGCGCAGTCTACGATACGCTTGAGCCCAGCCGCATCCCGCAGCATGTTGCCATCATCATGGACGGCAACGGCCGCTGGGCCGGCAAGCGCGCGCTCAAGCGTTTCCTCGGCCATCAGCAGGGTGCGGAGTCCGTGCAGCACGTCGTTGAGACCGCCTCGCGGATCGACCTGCCGTGGCTTACGCTCTACGCCTTCTCACTGGAAAACAATCTGCGCCGACCGAAGTCCGAGGTCAGCTTCCTGATGAAGCTGCTCAAGAGCTACCTCGTCTCCAACGTGAAGCGGATGAACGACAATAACGTCCGCATGGCCTACATTGGCCGCACCTGCGAGCTGCCCGGCGACGTGCAGGACACCATGCAGTGGGCCGCCGAGCAGACCGCCAAGAATACCGGCACCACACTGACCCTGGCCCTCAACTACGGGGCCCGGTCTGAGATCGTCGACTCCGCCCGCAACATCGTTCACGCGATGATCGCCGAAGCCGCGAAACGCGGCGTCTCGCTGGAGGACATGCTCGCGGCCGAAGGCGTCGACGACGCCATCAAGGCGCGCATCGACGAGCCGCAGCTTTCGGCTAACCTCTACACCGGCCACATGCCCGATCCCGACCTGCTCATCCGCACCAGCGGCGAGCAGCGCATCTCGAACTTCCTGCTGTGGCAGATCGCCTATGCGGAGATCTTCGTCACCGAGCGCCTCTGGCCCGACTTCCGTGGCCTGCACCTGCTCGAAGCCATCGCCGACTACCAGCAGCGCGAGCGCCGCTTCGGAGGCCTCGGCGAGTCGAGCGACGAAGACCTGAGCGACGTGCTCCCTACCGAAGCCGAGCTTGCACCCCGGTAG
- a CDS encoding DinB family protein — protein sequence METQVSSEKLLVDAALKQWQTGVDRANKLFGGASHEVLEREVAPGKNRLIYLLGHLLAVSDTMYATLRLGERLHPEYDAMFLKSSDRAVTPIASAEELKAAWVVVHERLQVEMAKLSAAEWLERHASVSEEDFVKEPHRNRFAILLGRTNHLSYHLGQVVLTK from the coding sequence ATGGAAACTCAGGTTTCGAGCGAGAAGCTACTGGTCGACGCAGCATTGAAACAGTGGCAGACCGGCGTTGACCGGGCCAACAAGCTATTTGGGGGAGCCTCGCACGAGGTGCTGGAGCGGGAAGTGGCTCCGGGGAAGAACCGCCTGATCTATCTGCTGGGGCATCTGCTGGCTGTGAGCGACACGATGTATGCGACTCTACGTCTCGGGGAGCGACTGCATCCGGAGTATGACGCGATGTTCCTCAAAAGCTCCGATCGGGCCGTCACTCCGATTGCCTCGGCGGAGGAGCTGAAGGCTGCATGGGTTGTGGTGCACGAACGTTTGCAGGTGGAGATGGCGAAGCTCTCGGCGGCGGAGTGGCTGGAGCGTCATGCTTCGGTTTCGGAAGAAGACTTCGTGAAGGAGCCCCATCGCAATCGCTTCGCGATTTTATTGGGACGGACTAACCATCTCAGCTACCACCTCGGACAGGTTGTTCTGACGAAGTAA
- a CDS encoding phosphatidate cytidylyltransferase codes for MKRILTAIVLIALVIALVFFGKPWMITVCSAVVAGLAALEFRSLAAAGDSPVPLWWTLGSIALFFLATFLRPQDTIVAVAFATLVLFTWNALRSPLNRVLSETAAGLLMLVYIAYPLTLIPQIWNTVNGTALLLFLFLCVWSGDIAALYVGKNFGRSKLAPQLSPNKTWAGALASVAASVLFGMGLVLGGDWLAAHGSNFTKLHTTEPWWQFLLLAILLNVAAQFGDLLESALKRGANVKDSGTLLPGHGGILDRIDALLVAAPVLWFVLVIREFFSPGSF; via the coding sequence ATGAAGCGTATTCTCACCGCAATCGTTCTTATCGCTCTGGTCATCGCGCTTGTCTTCTTCGGCAAGCCCTGGATGATCACCGTATGCTCCGCCGTCGTTGCCGGACTAGCCGCCCTGGAGTTCCGAAGCCTCGCCGCCGCCGGCGACAGCCCTGTGCCGCTCTGGTGGACCCTCGGCTCCATCGCCCTGTTCTTTCTCGCAACCTTCCTACGTCCACAAGACACCATCGTCGCCGTCGCGTTCGCTACCCTGGTGCTCTTCACCTGGAACGCCCTGCGCTCGCCGCTCAATCGCGTGCTCTCCGAGACCGCCGCAGGTCTGCTGATGCTGGTCTACATCGCCTATCCGCTGACCCTGATTCCCCAGATATGGAACACAGTCAACGGCACAGCGCTGCTGCTCTTCCTCTTCCTCTGCGTCTGGTCGGGAGACATTGCCGCGCTGTACGTCGGCAAAAACTTCGGCCGCAGCAAGCTCGCCCCGCAGCTCTCGCCCAACAAGACCTGGGCAGGCGCACTGGCATCGGTCGCCGCCAGCGTGCTCTTTGGCATGGGCCTCGTCCTCGGGGGCGACTGGCTCGCCGCACATGGTTCCAACTTCACCAAGCTGCACACCACCGAACCGTGGTGGCAGTTCCTGCTGCTGGCCATCCTGCTGAACGTCGCCGCCCAGTTCGGCGACCTCCTGGAGTCAGCCCTGAAGCGCGGCGCTAACGTAAAGGATTCAGGCACTTTGCTGCCGGGTCACGGCGGTATTCTCGACCGCATCGACGCGCTGCTCGTCGCGGCTCCGGTACTGTGGTTTGTCCTGGTGATCCGGGAATTCTTCTCGCCGGGAAGCTTCTAG
- the dxr gene encoding 1-deoxy-D-xylulose-5-phosphate reductoisomerase produces MKKIALLGSTGSIGQSTLSICESHPDRFHPIALAAGSNLEVAFAQCQRWRPQVVSIATEALADELSARLKDAGINGIEVVYGTAGTVRVATLPEADFVVSAIVGVAGLEATYAAVLAGKTVGLANKECLVAAGDLILAAAREHSVDLLPIDSEHNAIHQCLRGGAASEVKQIWLTASGGPFRNTPLADFGHITPAQALKHPTWVMGQRITIDSATMLNKGLEIIEACRLFNLPPAQVRVTVHPQSTIHSLVEYVDGSILAQISVTDMRLPILYALAWPERVPSDLTFDMAALSHLDFQQPDFERFPCLRLAYEAAAASQNHCIALNAADEIAVEAFLAGKLPFLGIPRTIEQVLALTTSGSPASIPEVLAADRAARELARELVAR; encoded by the coding sequence GTGAAAAAGATCGCTCTTCTCGGCTCGACCGGCTCCATTGGCCAAAGCACCCTCAGCATCTGCGAGTCCCACCCGGACCGCTTCCATCCCATCGCCCTCGCCGCCGGATCGAACCTCGAAGTGGCCTTCGCCCAGTGCCAGCGCTGGCGTCCCCAGGTCGTCTCCATCGCCACCGAAGCGCTGGCCGATGAGCTCTCCGCGCGCCTTAAGGACGCTGGAATCAACGGCATCGAAGTCGTCTACGGCACAGCCGGAACAGTCCGCGTGGCGACGTTGCCCGAGGCCGACTTCGTCGTGTCGGCCATCGTCGGCGTCGCTGGGCTCGAAGCCACCTATGCAGCTGTGCTCGCCGGCAAGACCGTCGGGCTGGCCAACAAAGAGTGCCTCGTCGCCGCCGGCGACCTCATTCTCGCCGCCGCCCGCGAGCACAGCGTCGACCTGCTGCCCATCGATTCCGAGCACAACGCCATCCACCAGTGCCTGCGCGGAGGTGCGGCCAGCGAGGTCAAACAGATCTGGCTCACCGCCTCGGGCGGCCCGTTCCGCAACACCCCGCTCGCGGACTTCGGGCACATCACGCCTGCCCAGGCGCTCAAGCACCCCACCTGGGTCATGGGCCAGCGCATCACCATCGACTCCGCGACGATGCTCAACAAGGGCCTCGAGATCATCGAAGCCTGCCGCCTCTTCAACCTGCCGCCCGCCCAGGTGCGCGTCACCGTGCATCCGCAGTCGACGATCCACTCCCTCGTCGAGTACGTAGACGGTTCCATCCTCGCGCAGATCTCGGTCACCGACATGCGCCTGCCGATCCTCTACGCCCTCGCCTGGCCGGAGCGCGTGCCGAGCGACCTGACTTTCGACATGGCGGCTCTATCGCACCTCGACTTCCAGCAGCCCGACTTCGAGCGCTTCCCCTGCCTGCGCCTCGCCTATGAAGCTGCAGCCGCCTCGCAGAACCACTGCATCGCCCTGAACGCCGCCGACGAGATCGCGGTCGAGGCCTTCCTGGCCGGGAAGCTGCCATTCCTGGGCATCCCACGTACAATCGAACAAGTGCTCGCGCTCACCACCAGCGGTTCTCCAGCGTCCATCCCTGAGGTGCTCGCCGCGGATCGCGCTGCACGCGAACTTGCAAGAGAGCTCGTCGCCCGGTAA
- the rseP gene encoding RIP metalloprotease RseP, whose protein sequence is MHILSVIVEFAIVLGIMVLVHEFGHFAVAKLCGVRVEAFSIGFGPRLFGVRHNGTDYKICLLPLGGYVKMAGEYNGDPNVTTTGAPDEFTSKTRWQRILIALAGPFANFVLSFFLLAMVAHYHHETDQYLSGPAVVDYVPLNTPAAHSGLTTGDTIVGFNNVSNPTWEQILEEVEVNLSNHAIPFKFLHNGNTVSASLDVASVNNGDFSPDKLGLIPRMQAGPLGIRQISPGSPAERAGLVAGDALARIDSIEIHSVNTLLAYLKDRNGAPAALLVVHNGQTRTVQLKPEWRDNGIGGMGYLIGFNPLPLPTDVEQMPLGSALKQSLIDNGKDSTLILRVLKGLFTRHVSVKQMSGPVGIAQQIDIATQMGPWSVVQLMSAISLNLGIMNLLPFPILDGGMILFLIIESIMRRDVDMAIKERVYQVAFVCIILFACFVMFNDITKLHFGKP, encoded by the coding sequence ATGCACATTCTTTCCGTCATCGTCGAATTTGCCATCGTTCTCGGCATTATGGTGCTCGTCCACGAGTTCGGGCACTTCGCCGTCGCCAAGCTCTGCGGCGTGCGCGTAGAGGCCTTCTCGATCGGCTTCGGCCCCCGCCTCTTCGGCGTGCGGCACAACGGCACCGACTACAAGATCTGCCTGCTGCCGCTGGGCGGCTACGTCAAGATGGCGGGCGAGTACAACGGCGACCCCAACGTAACCACCACCGGCGCCCCCGACGAGTTCACCTCGAAGACCCGCTGGCAGCGCATCCTCATCGCGCTCGCAGGCCCCTTCGCCAACTTCGTCCTGTCGTTCTTCCTGCTCGCCATGGTGGCCCACTACCACCACGAGACGGACCAGTATCTGAGCGGCCCCGCTGTCGTCGACTACGTTCCCCTGAACACTCCCGCGGCACATAGCGGCCTCACCACCGGGGACACCATCGTAGGCTTCAACAACGTCAGCAACCCGACCTGGGAACAGATTCTCGAAGAAGTCGAGGTCAATCTCAGCAATCACGCTATCCCGTTCAAGTTCCTGCACAACGGCAACACGGTCTCAGCGAGTCTCGACGTTGCCAGCGTCAACAATGGCGATTTCTCGCCCGACAAGCTAGGCCTGATTCCACGCATGCAGGCTGGCCCGCTAGGCATCCGGCAAATCAGCCCCGGATCGCCTGCGGAACGTGCCGGGCTTGTGGCGGGCGACGCGCTGGCCCGTATTGATTCGATTGAAATCCACTCCGTCAACACACTGCTCGCCTATTTGAAGGACCGTAACGGCGCCCCTGCGGCCCTGCTCGTCGTGCACAACGGCCAGACGCGGACCGTACAGCTTAAGCCCGAGTGGCGTGACAACGGCATTGGCGGCATGGGCTACCTGATCGGATTCAACCCGCTGCCCCTCCCGACAGACGTAGAGCAGATGCCCCTGGGCAGTGCCCTCAAGCAGTCGCTGATCGATAACGGCAAAGATTCAACCCTGATCCTGCGCGTCCTCAAGGGCCTGTTCACCAGGCACGTCTCGGTGAAGCAGATGAGCGGCCCGGTCGGCATTGCACAGCAGATCGACATCGCTACACAGATGGGTCCCTGGTCCGTGGTGCAGTTGATGAGCGCGATCTCACTCAACCTCGGCATCATGAACCTGTTGCCGTTTCCCATCCTTGACGGCGGCATGATCCTCTTCCTGATCATCGAAAGCATCATGCGGCGCGATGTCGACATGGCGATCAAGGAGCGCGTCTACCAGGTCGCCTTCGTCTGCATCATCCTCTTCGCCTGCTTCGTGATGTTCAACGACATCACGAAGCTGCACTTCGGCAAGCCATAA
- a CDS encoding transposase: MEPKQGDSPALLRWKKRMASPEGQQIYKQRAATSETVNADLRTHRGLTQMTIRGTTKMRCVALWCALAYNLFHFAHRLLKTT; the protein is encoded by the coding sequence TTGGAGCCAAAGCAGGGCGACAGCCCGGCGCTGCTGCGCTGGAAGAAGCGTATGGCAAGCCCCGAGGGACAGCAAATCTACAAGCAACGAGCCGCCACCAGCGAGACCGTCAATGCAGACCTTCGCACTCATAGGGGACTCACCCAGATGACCATACGGGGAACCACCAAGATGAGATGCGTCGCTCTATGGTGCGCTCTCGCCTACAACCTCTTCCACTTCGCTCACAGACTGCTCAAAACAACATAA
- a CDS encoding transposase — protein sequence MQAGRGIGVRLRRPERGQLGWVAQCADDLVGSNHAVRLVAAVVEKLDLSGFYEPIKARAGVSGRDSTDPQLLVGLWLYGCIRGIGSARELARRCEESTPFLWLCGGVTVNHRLLSDFRTDHGAALDALFTQVIASLVDKEVVAVSRISQDGVRVRVSAGASSFRREERLQDLLRQSREHVEQLRRQVEDGLGAELSARQKAARKRAAEERLERLEQAVAQLPALEQKQAEAERRAGNGKHGEKIRRREPRVSTTDPEARRMKMPNGGFNPAVNVQLATDTSSRAIVGVEVTSEGSDSIGLSTPMRQQVEQRTGGKVKQHLIDGGYLRKDDIENAGEV from the coding sequence ATGCAGGCAGGGAGAGGAATAGGGGTACGTCTTCGCAGGCCAGAGCGGGGACAACTGGGTTGGGTGGCGCAGTGCGCGGATGATCTTGTGGGGTCCAACCATGCGGTGCGTTTGGTAGCGGCGGTGGTGGAGAAGCTGGACCTATCGGGGTTCTACGAACCGATCAAGGCGCGAGCGGGTGTATCTGGTCGGGACAGCACCGATCCTCAGTTATTGGTGGGTTTATGGCTGTACGGGTGCATCCGGGGGATCGGCTCGGCGCGCGAGTTGGCGCGGCGTTGTGAGGAGAGCACGCCGTTTCTGTGGCTGTGCGGTGGAGTGACGGTCAACCATCGTCTTCTGTCGGACTTCCGCACCGATCATGGAGCTGCGCTGGACGCTTTATTTACGCAGGTGATCGCGTCGCTGGTGGATAAAGAGGTGGTGGCGGTGAGCCGTATCAGCCAGGATGGAGTGCGGGTGCGGGTAAGTGCTGGAGCGAGTAGCTTCCGTCGCGAGGAGCGTCTTCAGGATCTGTTGCGCCAGAGCCGGGAGCATGTCGAACAGTTGCGCCGGCAGGTCGAGGACGGCCTGGGCGCGGAGCTCAGCGCGCGCCAGAAGGCGGCGCGCAAGAGGGCGGCGGAAGAACGGCTGGAGCGTCTGGAACAGGCCGTGGCTCAGCTGCCCGCTCTCGAGCAGAAGCAGGCTGAAGCGGAGCGCCGGGCCGGCAACGGCAAGCATGGAGAGAAGATACGCAGGCGGGAACCCCGGGTGAGCACGACCGATCCCGAAGCCCGGCGCATGAAGATGCCCAACGGCGGCTTCAACCCGGCTGTGAACGTGCAGCTGGCCACCGATACCAGCAGCCGCGCGATCGTAGGAGTCGAAGTGACTTCTGAAGGTAGCGACAGCATCGGTCTGAGTACACCCATGCGCCAGCAGGTGGAGCAGCGCACCGGGGGGAAGGTGAAGCAGCACCTGATCGACGGCGGTTACCTGCGCAAGGACGATATCGAAAACGCCGGCGAGGTATAA
- a CDS encoding CopG family ribbon-helix-helix protein, giving the protein MSLQTVTFKVSEESIAMIDEIAASRQVDRSEILSEALATYLADHENLLADLEEADRQIEAGDFVTHEEIVARYEARIRGAKAA; this is encoded by the coding sequence ATGAGCCTTCAGACCGTCACCTTCAAAGTCTCCGAAGAGTCCATCGCTATGATCGATGAGATCGCGGCGAGCCGTCAGGTCGACCGCTCAGAGATCCTGAGTGAGGCTCTGGCCACGTATCTGGCGGATCATGAAAACCTACTCGCAGACCTCGAAGAAGCTGATCGGCAGATTGAAGCTGGCGACTTCGTTACGCACGAAGAAATCGTCGCTCGCTACGAAGCGCGCATACGTGGGGCGAAAGCCGCGTAA
- a CDS encoding type II toxin-antitoxin system RelE/ParE family toxin, whose protein sequence is MQIRWSRRASNELDLIYNYLTAENAQAAARQLHLILDAVKQLGKFPVSGKLGDVQRTRELVVPGTPYIIYYRRTEIAVKLLSIRHGAMRKPRRFRE, encoded by the coding sequence ATGCAGATTCGCTGGTCCCGGCGTGCTTCCAATGAATTAGACCTGATCTACAACTACCTAACCGCAGAGAATGCTCAAGCCGCAGCTCGCCAACTCCATCTAATCCTTGACGCGGTCAAACAACTCGGCAAGTTCCCTGTCTCTGGAAAGCTTGGCGATGTACAGCGTACCCGGGAGTTGGTCGTACCCGGAACGCCGTACATCATCTATTACCGTCGCACCGAAATAGCCGTAAAACTACTCTCAATCCGGCACGGTGCCATGCGCAAACCACGCCGCTTCCGGGAGTAG
- a CDS encoding phosphoesterase: MNCRVFYHDKCFDGACSASLFTRFHRECIGTASSFDYHGLVHRAGALYDESWFATEGENAIVDFKYSPSPRVSWWFDHHLSAFLLPEDEANFYRGQTNPDGTPGPQARRQFFDPNYTSCASWIAHIASTKFGMDISPLAELIHWADIVDGAKYESAQAAVEMAAPAMKLTMVIESAQESALVQRIIPLLTAMPLQQVLDQPFVQELLGPLMERHWAGLELIRERAQCEHGVITFDITDQPTEGYNKFIPYYVHPEGTYNVGLSKSSFRTKVSVGTNPWTPKPVHELVNLAAICERYGGGGHARVGAISFPVEKEEEARKAAAEIVAELRGRG, translated from the coding sequence TTGAATTGCCGCGTTTTTTATCACGACAAATGCTTTGACGGAGCCTGCTCGGCTTCGCTGTTTACCCGGTTTCATCGCGAGTGCATTGGCACGGCGTCGAGCTTCGACTATCACGGTCTGGTGCACCGCGCCGGTGCGCTGTACGACGAGAGCTGGTTCGCGACGGAAGGCGAAAACGCGATCGTGGACTTCAAATACTCGCCCTCGCCGCGTGTTTCGTGGTGGTTCGATCATCATCTATCGGCGTTTCTCTTGCCGGAGGACGAAGCGAACTTCTACCGGGGACAGACGAATCCCGACGGCACGCCGGGGCCGCAGGCGAGACGGCAGTTCTTCGATCCTAACTATACGAGCTGCGCGAGTTGGATCGCGCATATTGCCAGCACGAAGTTCGGCATGGACATCTCTCCCCTGGCTGAGCTGATCCACTGGGCCGATATCGTGGATGGCGCGAAGTATGAGAGCGCACAGGCTGCCGTGGAGATGGCTGCGCCTGCGATGAAGCTCACGATGGTGATCGAGAGCGCGCAGGAGAGTGCGCTGGTGCAGCGCATTATCCCCTTGCTGACGGCCATGCCGTTGCAGCAGGTGCTCGATCAGCCGTTCGTGCAGGAGTTGCTGGGACCGCTGATGGAGCGGCACTGGGCGGGGCTGGAACTCATCCGCGAGCGAGCGCAGTGTGAGCACGGCGTGATCACCTTCGACATTACCGATCAGCCGACCGAGGGCTACAACAAGTTCATCCCGTACTATGTGCATCCGGAGGGGACGTATAACGTCGGGTTATCGAAGTCGAGCTTCAGGACGAAGGTCTCTGTTGGCACGAATCCGTGGACGCCGAAGCCTGTGCATGAGCTTGTGAACCTTGCGGCGATCTGCGAGCGGTACGGCGGCGGCGGGCATGCGCGCGTTGGTGCGATCAGCTTCCCGGTGGAGAAGGAAGAGGAAGCGCGCAAGGCGGCGGCGGAGATTGTGGCGGAGTTGCGCGGGCGGGGGTAG